One stretch of Sylvia atricapilla isolate bSylAtr1 chromosome 4, bSylAtr1.pri, whole genome shotgun sequence DNA includes these proteins:
- the RASSF6 gene encoding ras association domain-containing protein 6 isoform X1, translating to MPLSGLGERCVKLLLCLSGSDRAGKEQLSSLLKNYNSYYSDQENLQLTYNQQEGSAPFIEGILSIFWGVRHPIRLKIQDEKQIPSFVTLKSTENVGFFPSRRGMTRWGEFDDLYHISGDTLKSTEEQPDLEQSYPCYESHTLRSRREQELDCATLPRTSSDATAVRRRTKLPTITRTEVEAHRFSINGHFYNHETSVFTPAFGSETKIRINSQMRTRQVIEQLLRKFKIENSPHEFALYVIHASGEKKQLRSGDVPLLHRLLQGPSVKIAKFFLMDGDVEEISSDVAQYISFHLPFLESILHRINEEEKQEIQQTVARYVRERKLIQQHLRSRRVKKTETTV from the exons ATGCCTCTTTCAGGGCTCGGGGAAAGGTGTGTGAAACTCCTCCTGTGCCTCTCCGGCTCGGATCGCGCAGGTAA AGAGCAGCTCAGTTCTCTTCTGAAGAATTATAACTCTTACTATTCAGACCAAGAGAATCTGCAGCTGACATACAATCAG CAAGAAGGAAGCGCACCATTCATTGAAGGAATCCTCTCAATATTCTGGGGAGTGCGACATCCTATCCGACTAAAAATTCAGGATGAGAAGCAGATACCCTCTTTTGTAACCCTGAAGTCAACAGagaatgtgggttttttccctagtAGAAG GGGGATGACTCGCTGGGGAGAATTTGATGACCTTTATCACATCAGCGGGGATACCCTGAAGTCTACCGAGGAACAGCCAGACCTTGAGCAAA GCTATCCATGTTACGAAAGTCACACGCTGAGgtccaggagggagcaggagcttGACTGTGCCACCCTACCCCGGACCAGCAGTGATGCCACGGCCGTGCGCAGGAGGACCAAGCTCCCCACCATAACCAGGACAGAAGTAGAAGCTCACAGGTTCTCGATCAATGGCCACTTCTACAACCACGAG ACGTCAGTTTTCACTCCGGCTTTTGGGTCAGAAACCAAAATAAGAATCAACAGCCAGATGAGAACCAGACAAGTGATAGAACAGTTGCTTCGTAAGTTCAAG ATAGAAAACAGTCCCCATGAATTTGCACTTTATGTCATCCATGCGTCTGGAG AAAAGAAGCAGTTGAGGAGTGGAGATGTTCCCTTGCTGCATAGGCTGCTGCAGGGGCCCTCTGTGAAGATTGCCAAGTTTTTCCTCATGGATGGGGACGTGGAAGAGATCAGCAGTGAT GTTGCTCAGTACATTTCATTTCATCTTCCCTTTTTGGAATCGATTCTGCACAGAATAAATGAAGAAGAGAAGCAGGAGATTCAACAGACAGTTGCCAG GTACGTAAGAGAGAGGAAACTGATCCAGCAACACCTTCGCAGTCGAAGAGTTAAAAAAACAGAGACTACAGTATGA
- the RASSF6 gene encoding ras association domain-containing protein 6 isoform X2 encodes MKKVTMEAQHLPSVFISEEKFVTREQLSSLLKNYNSYYSDQENLQLTYNQQEGSAPFIEGILSIFWGVRHPIRLKIQDEKQIPSFVTLKSTENVGFFPSRRGMTRWGEFDDLYHISGDTLKSTEEQPDLEQSYPCYESHTLRSRREQELDCATLPRTSSDATAVRRRTKLPTITRTEVEAHRFSINGHFYNHETSVFTPAFGSETKIRINSQMRTRQVIEQLLRKFKIENSPHEFALYVIHASGEKKQLRSGDVPLLHRLLQGPSVKIAKFFLMDGDVEEISSDVAQYISFHLPFLESILHRINEEEKQEIQQTVARYVRERKLIQQHLRSRRVKKTETTV; translated from the exons ATGAAGAAAGTGACTATGGAGGCACAGCATCTGCCTTCTGTTTTCATCAGTGAAGAGAAGTTCGTAACCAG AGAGCAGCTCAGTTCTCTTCTGAAGAATTATAACTCTTACTATTCAGACCAAGAGAATCTGCAGCTGACATACAATCAG CAAGAAGGAAGCGCACCATTCATTGAAGGAATCCTCTCAATATTCTGGGGAGTGCGACATCCTATCCGACTAAAAATTCAGGATGAGAAGCAGATACCCTCTTTTGTAACCCTGAAGTCAACAGagaatgtgggttttttccctagtAGAAG GGGGATGACTCGCTGGGGAGAATTTGATGACCTTTATCACATCAGCGGGGATACCCTGAAGTCTACCGAGGAACAGCCAGACCTTGAGCAAA GCTATCCATGTTACGAAAGTCACACGCTGAGgtccaggagggagcaggagcttGACTGTGCCACCCTACCCCGGACCAGCAGTGATGCCACGGCCGTGCGCAGGAGGACCAAGCTCCCCACCATAACCAGGACAGAAGTAGAAGCTCACAGGTTCTCGATCAATGGCCACTTCTACAACCACGAG ACGTCAGTTTTCACTCCGGCTTTTGGGTCAGAAACCAAAATAAGAATCAACAGCCAGATGAGAACCAGACAAGTGATAGAACAGTTGCTTCGTAAGTTCAAG ATAGAAAACAGTCCCCATGAATTTGCACTTTATGTCATCCATGCGTCTGGAG AAAAGAAGCAGTTGAGGAGTGGAGATGTTCCCTTGCTGCATAGGCTGCTGCAGGGGCCCTCTGTGAAGATTGCCAAGTTTTTCCTCATGGATGGGGACGTGGAAGAGATCAGCAGTGAT GTTGCTCAGTACATTTCATTTCATCTTCCCTTTTTGGAATCGATTCTGCACAGAATAAATGAAGAAGAGAAGCAGGAGATTCAACAGACAGTTGCCAG GTACGTAAGAGAGAGGAAACTGATCCAGCAACACCTTCGCAGTCGAAGAGTTAAAAAAACAGAGACTACAGTATGA